The Impatiens glandulifera chromosome 3, dImpGla2.1, whole genome shotgun sequence genome contains a region encoding:
- the LOC124928780 gene encoding mitochondrial substrate carrier family protein C-like: MVNANDPAESFLNSIQAVRDVFLPFEAGLRKAVKDLEYSWAVSKPAYNSIQCGVRDSNKSQICSVKKKSCYCFFHGEKKNKGLRRKAPVKALLGIFPHNCGSKIGKSGKGLEEEEDSNENDTCLNCLQFPVTWSLFPNGFLHSFSNPFKLGKKHVRKNGAGNNDYLYVCANASKPQISREAKWSSRCQDTNLKQDDVKKMPIDKLFGFICDQLIQNFQKLDLGVHRRNNHLRDVSCTLEEKRTEIIGLLGNLRFARVGGLPSSIIGIDSAKEEDTSNIVAGEKEDSAGSSPSKLANGLLSIPLSNVERLRSTLSTVSLTELIELVPQLGRSTKDYPDKKKLFSVQDFFRYTEAEGRRFFEELDRDDDGQVTLEDLEVVMTKRKLPRRYAREFLQRTRNHLFSRSFGWKQFLSLMEQKESTILRAYTSLCLSKSGTLKKSEILESLKNAGLPANEDNAIAMMRFLNADTEESISYGHFRNFMVLLPFDRLQEDPRSIWFEAATVVAVPPPVDIPASSVLKSALAGGLSCALSCSLLYPVDTMKTRVQASTLTFPEIISKLPQIGIRGLYRGSVPAILGQFSSHGLRTGIFEASKLVLVNIAPTLPGLQVQSIASFCSTLLGTAVRIPNEVLKQRLQAGLFENVGEAIVGTWNQDGLKGFFRGTGATLFREVPFYVAGMGLYAESKKGVQHLLGRELEPWETIAVGAISGGLAAVVTTPFDVMKTRMMTAPGGRSISMQMVAISILRREGPLGLFKGAVPRFFWIAPLGAMNFAGYELAKKAMEKNEEQQQASQRLAS, translated from the exons ATGGTGAATGCAAATGACCCTGctgaatcatttttaaattcCATTCAAGCTGTTAGGGATGTGTTTCTTCCGTTTGAAGCTGGTTTAAGGAAGGCTGTGAAAGATTTGGAGTATAGTTGGGCAGTTTCGAAACCGGCTTATAATAGTATTCAGTGTGGGGTTAGAGATAGCAACAAGAGTCAGATTTGTTCTGTTAAGAAGAAGAgttgttattgtttttttcatggtgagaagaagaacaaaggatTGAGGAGAAAAGCTCCAGTCAAGGCGTTGTTGGGAATTTTTCCTCATAATTGTGGAAGTAAGATTGGGAAATCAGGCAAAGGattggaagaggaggaggatAGCAATGAGAATGATACATGCTTGAATTGTCTTCAATTTCCTGTTACATGGTCTTTGTTTCCTAATGGTTTTCTTCATTCCTTTTCAAATCCATTTAAGCTTGGCAAAAAGCATGTTCGTAAAAATGGTGCCGGgaataatgattatttgtatgtatGTGCAAATGCATCCAAGCCACAGATTTCACGTGAAGCAAAGTGGAGTTCGAGGTGTCAGGACACAAATTTGAAACAAGACGATGTTAAGAAAATGCCAATTGATAAGCTCTTTGGATTTATTTGTGATCAGTTGATACAAAATTTCCAGAAGCTTGATTTGGGAGTCCATCGTAGGAATAACCATTTGAGGGATGTATCCTGTACTTTGGAAGAAAAAAGGACAGAGATTATTGGGTTGTTAGGAAATTTGAGATTTGCGAGAGTGGGAGGCCTTCCTTCTAGCATAATTGGAATTGATTCTGCCAAAGAAGAGGACACTAGTAACATTGTTGCTGGTGAAAAAGAAGATAGTGCAGGAAGTTCTCCATCAAAGTTGGCAAATGGATTACTTAGTATTCCATTATCAAATGTGGAGAGGTTGAGATCCACATTATCCACCGTGTCTCTGACAGAACTAATTGAGCTTGTACCTCAACTAGGGCGATCTACAAAAGACTATCCTGACAAGAAGAAGCTCTTCTCAGTCCAAGACTTCTTTAGGTACACTGAAGCTGAAG GAAGGAGGTTTTTTGAGGAATTGGACAGAGATGACGATGGTCAAGTTACTTTGGAAGATCTTGAGGTGGTTATGACAAAACGGAAACTTCCCCGAAGATATGCTCGTGAGTTTTTGCAACGTACTAGAAATCACTTGTTTTCTAGATCCTTTGGATGGAAGCAATTTTTAAGCTTGATGGAACAAAAGGAATCAACCATTCTTCGAGCTTATACTTCTCTTTGCCTGAGCAAGTCCGGGACGCTAAAGAAGAGCGAAATCTTGGAATCACTTAAAAATGCAGGACTCCCTGCAAATGAGGACAATGCCATTGCAATGATGAGATTTCTTAATGCAGACACAGAAGAATCTATTTCTTATGGACATTTTCGAAATTTCATGGTGCTTCTTCCCTTTGATAGACTGCAAGAAGATCCTAG GAGTATCTGGTTTGAAGCTGCTACAGTTGTTGCAGTTCCACCTCCAGTAGATATACCAGCTAGCAGTGTTCTGAAATCTGCATTGGCAGGGGGCCTTTCATGTGCACTATCTTGCTCTTTGCTGTACCCTGTTGATACAATGAAG ACTAGAGTGCAAGCATCAACCCTTACTTTTCCTGAGATCATTTCAAAGCTGCCTCAAATTGGCATCCGGGGATTATACAGAGGTTCAGTGCCAGCAATTCTTGGACAATTCTCAAG CCATGGCTTGCGAACTGGGATTTTTGAAGCAAGCAAGCTTGTATTAGTAAATATAGCTCCTACACTCCCCGGATTACAG GTGCAATCTATAGCCTCCTTCTGCAGCACTTTGTTGGGAACGGCGGTGAGGATACCTAATGAAGTACTAAAGCAAAGGTTGCAGGCGGGATTGTTTGAAAATGTTGGAGAGGCAATTGTGGGTACTTGGAATCAAGACGGTCTAAAGGGTTTCTTTCGGGGGACTGGCGCCACTCTTTTCCGCGAAGTTCCATTTTACGTTGCAGGAATGGGTCTTTATGCTGAATCTAAAAAG GGTGTCCAACATCTTTTGGGTCGGGAACTGGAGCCATGGGAGACAATAGCTGTAGGTGCAATTTCTGGTGGGCTTGCTGCAGTTGTTACAACCCCATTCGATGTGATGAAGACCCGGATGATGACAGCTCCAGGAGGAAGGTCGATCTCAATGCAGATGGTGGCTATCTCCATTTTACGGCGCGAGGGACCTCTTGGACTGTTCAAAGGAGCTGTTCCCAGATTCTTCTGGATTGCTCCATTGGGTGCCATGAACTTTGCTGGTTATGAACTTGCCAAGAAAGCTATGgaaaagaatgaagaacaacaacagGCTTCACAAAGGTTAGCTAGCTAG
- the LOC124932808 gene encoding protein IQ-DOMAIN 3-like — protein sequence MGRKGSWFSAVKKALSPNQSKEKKEKRKLRTKSKLLSRETSKNSTISEPKPSTEEAVVSVLVEPTSPTISDIIKLTQAQNEQNKHVYSVALATAAAAEAAVAAAQAAAEIVRLTSVAGFPNMKPMVNDEPEMAAVEPPKDEPKMAAVKIQSAYRGYKARMESKRLKGILRLKTMVGSKSVKRQAMTTLKCMQTLAHVQSQVQARRIQMTEENLALKKESPESNSSSPKSCSSKEQSVPKMVSKLHDHVNEDMGSPQSLKKQKMQSKLHDQARVIKIRERELNDQDWIGSPQSKEQMDAMMMSKQEAAIKRERALAYSYSHQQTWRNQPSKKETPTTQDSKTPEWEWNWLDKWVIGLPCQTQGVCEKDDDHSSVHSSGRHANNGQNSHLRRHSCNSSPRSKPLNGVKRTENTSDNEGTSPTNRTHSNNSSPKSVRARNAAPSPLGNATPEKNRRANKSLSFSTSSHTRHSSFSSTKSIPTKNVIMVQ from the exons ATGGGAAGAAAAGGGAGTTGGTTTTCTGCAGTCAAGAAGGCTCTTAGCCCTAATCAAtcaaaggagaagaaagaaaag AGAAAGCTAAGGACAAAAAGCAAATTGCTTAGTCGGGAGACAAGCAAAAATAGTACAATTTCCGAACCAAAGCCCTCAACAGAGGAAGCAGTTGTTTCGGTGTTGGTCGAGCCAACCAGTCCAACCATATCAGATATTATTAAGCTAACACAAGCTCAAAATGAGCAAAACAAACATGTATATTCAGTGGCTCTTGCGACCGCGGCAGCTGCCGAAGCAGCTGTAGCCGCTGCCCAAGCAGCAGCCGAGATAGTTCGACTCACATCCGTCGCTGGTTTCCCAAACATGAAGCCCATGGTTAATGATGAACCAGAAATGGCTGCTGTCGAACCTCCCAAGGATGAACCAAAAATGGCTGCGGTTAAGATTCAAAGTGCATACAGAGGATacaaa GCTAGGATGGAATCAAAGAGATTGAAAGGGATTTTGAGATTGAAAACAATGGTTGGAAGCAAAAGTGTGAAACGTCAAGCCATGACCACATTGAAATGCATGCAAACATTAGCCCATGTGCAGTCTCAGGTTCAGGCCAGGAGGATTCAGATGACTGAGGAGAATTTGGCTCTCAAGAAAGAATCGCCTGAAAGTAATAGTAGTAGCCCTAAATCATGTTCTTCAAAAGAACAGAGTGTGCCAAAGATGGTGAGCAAATTACATGATCATGTTAATGAAGATATGGGTAGTCCTCAATCTTTGAAGAAACAGAAGATGCAAAGCAAATTGCATGATCAGGCTCGTGTTATTAAGATTAGAGAAAGGGAACTAAATGATCAAGATTGGATCGGTAGCCCCCAATCTAAAGAACAGATGGATGCAATGATGATGAGCAAACAAGAGGCTGCTATCAAAAGAGAGAGGGCCTTGGCATATTCATACTCTCACCAG cAAACATGGAGAAATCAACCGTCAAAGAAAGAAACCCCGACGACCCAAGATTCAAAAACACCCGAATGGGAATGGAATTGGTTGGATAAATGGGTGATAGGCCTACCATGCCAAACTCAAGGCGTGTGCGAAAAAGACGATGACCATTCTTCAGTTCATAGCTCAGGCAGGCATGCAAACAATGGTCAAAATAGCCATCTTCGACGCCATTCGTGTAATTCCTCTCCCCGTTCAAAGCCTCTAAATGGTGTCAAAAGAACAGAAAATACGTCCGATAATGAAGGAACATCTCCTACCAATCGAACTCACTCGAACAATTCATCACCAAAATCCGTGAGGGCTAGGAATGCGGCTCCAAGCCCTTTGGGCAATGCAACACCAGAAAAAAATAGACGAGCAAATAAGTCATTGTCGTTTTCGACATCCTCACATACAAGGCATTCTAGCTTTTCAAGCACAAAGAGTATTCCTACAAAAAATGTCATTATGGTtcaataa